TCTTGGAGACGGTCGTGGAGACGTTCTTCCACAGGTCGACCTTGCGGACGCCGTCGAGGTAGACGCGGATGCCGTCCAGCCCGGAGGCGGAGAGGGCGAAGGGACCGCCGGAGCCGAAGTCCCGGGTCACGGACCACCGCACGCCGAAGTTGTTCGTCGGCAGGCCCGAGGCCGGGGCGCCCGTGCCCCAGTTCTGGTCGATGGCGTTGTCGCAGTCCGTCTTCTTCGGCGTGCCGGAGAAGGTGGTGTTGGCGAAGAACTGCCGCTTGAAGACCGGCGAGGTGCAGGTCACTGCGGCGGAGGCGGGAACGGCGGTGACGGTGAGCAGGCCGCCCGCGGTGGCGAGCACGACGGCGGTCGCGGCCGCGGCGGTCGTGCGTCTGGCTGGGTTCATGCGGTCCTTCAGTCCTGATCGTCAACGGCAGGCAAGCCGTTGGCGATCACGACCGTTGAGGACCGGAATTGGTTGTACAGAGCTTGACTTGTTCCGCTAATTATCCCATTCACGCCCTTTGTCGCAAATATCTTCACGTAAGCTCCACGGCGTTAACATTGCTATCTCATTGTGTGATTGATCCTTGACGGCTACGTGAAGGCAGCGTTGGCTTCGATTCACCTGGGTCGCGATACGCACCCTCGTCCGGAAGGCAAGCACAGTGAACACCCGTACCAGTCGTTGCGCCCTGGCAGTGGCCGCAGGTTCCCTCACGCTTTCGCTGACGGCCTGCGGGGCGCTGGGAGTCAGCAGCGGCAGCAGTGAGGCCAGCCCGACCAAGGGCAACGACATCACCGTGGGGCTGCTGCTTCCGGAGAAGGCGAATACGCGGTACGACAAGTTCGACTACCCGATCATCAAGGAGAAGGTCGCCACCCTCACCAAGAAGCAGGGCACGGTCGACTACGCCAACGCCGACGCGAGCGCGAGCAGGCAGGCCGAGCAGCTGCAGAAGATGATCGACGACCAGGTCGACGTGATCCTGCTGGACGCCGTGGACGCGCACGCGATCGCGGACGGTGTGAAGAAGGCGAAGGACGCGGGCATCCCGGTCCTCGCCTACGACCGGCTGGCCGAGGGCCCCATCGACGCGTACGTCTCCTTCGACAACGCGCTGGTCGGCGAGGTGCAGGGCCGCTCCCTGCTCGAAGCCCTGGGTGACGACATCGACACCTCCGACAAGATCGTCATGATGAACGGCTCGCTCACCGACCCCAACGCCAAGCAGTTCAAGACGGGCGCGCTCTCCGAGCTGCAGGGCCAGGTGACGATCGCCAAGCAGTACGACACCACGGACTGGAAGCCGGAGAACGCCGAGTCCAACATGCTGATGGCGATCTCGGCGATCGGCGCGAACAACATCGCCGGCGTCTACTCCGCCAACGACGGCATGGCCGGCGGCATCATCAAGGCCCTGAAGACGGCGGGCGTGGACAAACTGCCGCCGATCACCGGCCAGGACGCGGAGCTGGCCGCGGTGCAGCGGATCGTCACGGGCGAGCAGTACATGAGCGTGTACAAGCCGTACCCGAACGAGGCCGAGGCCGCGGCGGAGATGGCCGTGGCGAAGGTCCAGGGCAGGGGCATCCAGTTCGACGCGCTGGCCTCGGACCGGGTGGACAGCCCCACGGACAAGGACATCCCCGCACAGCTGCTCCCCGTGGTCGCCCTGACGAAGGGCAACATCAAGTCCACGGTCATCCGGGACGGCATCTACAAGGTGTCCGACATTTGCACGGGCAAGATCGAGAGCGCGTGTGAGGCGGCTGGGCTGAAGTAGGTCCGGCGGGGGCCGGCGTCGGCTGGTGCTACCGGTCCTACCGGTCCTACCGGTCCTACCGGTCCTTGAGGTATTGCAGGAGGGTGGCGAGTCCGGCGGGGGCGGTGGCCAGGATGACGTCCGGGGTGTCGCTCTCGCGGAGGCGGATCGTTCCGTCGGGGGTGGTGGCGACGTTGAGGCAGTCTCCCTCCGGGCCGCCGCTGAACGTCGACTTCTGCCAGTTCAGTTCGGGCATGGGTGCCTTCCTAGAGCGTGTAGAGCAGGTGCTGGATGAGGGCCAGCGAGTCCTTCGCCGAGTGTGCTTCAGGAGCTGGCGATACGTCGATGGGGGCGAGGGCGTTATCAGCCAGGCGCGCGAAGAAAGCGCCGTACTGCTCAAGGCGCTCCGGCTCCGTCAAGTACTGGTCGCCTGTTGGCTGTTCCAGGACGACGGTGCCGAGACGCGGGTTCTCGGGAATCAGGTGAACGAAGTTGCCGCTGAGTGCCGAATAGGCCTGAGCGGTGAACGGATAGACCTGGATGGTCACATGGGGGAGCCGCGCGAGTTCGATCAGGTGGAGCAACTGCTCGCGCACGGTCTGAGAACTGCCGAAGCGTAGGTGGAGAGCGGCTTCGTGGATCACCGCGTGCACGGCCGGAGGGCTGCCACCGGTGAGGACGCGCTGTCGTGCCAGGCGGAACTCCAGTGCCTCCTCGATGTCGTCGACGCCCAGAGCCGGGCTCGCGAAGATGGCTCGCGCATACTCGGCGGTCTGGAAAAGGCCGGGGATGAACAGTGACTGGTGCGTTCGCAGGGCGACGGCATTCGCCTCCATCTCTGCCAAGTTGAGGGCTCCAGGCCCTCTTCGCTTCCTGTATCCGCTCCACCAGCCCTTGCCGGTCGCCTCGGACATAGAGACCAGCGCGTCAATATAGGGCTCATCCATGCAACCGTACGTGTGGCACAGCTCCAAGAGTCGCTCGGTCAGGATCGATGTGCGGCCCAGCTCGATGTGGCTCAGTTGAGTCCGGCTCATGCGGATGCGCTGAGCGGCGTCAGCAGCGCTCAACCCCGCCTGTTCGCGCAGTTGTTTGAGTTCGACGCCGAGGCGGCGCTGACGTTCGCTGATGGTGGTGCGTAGTCCCACGGTCACTCCTTGATGGCTCGCCCAAAGTCTGCACTGCTCAAGGAGGTTGGTCCACCGAATCGGGAGATCTGGTTGAGATGTAGAACCCATACGTCCTACTGTGAGTGTGGATCCAGTCACGCACTGAAACCACTCAACTCCCCCTGCCCATAAGCCGAAAGAGCACCCGCCCCACCCTCCAGGCGCGCGCGGGCACCGCCATCGCCAGGCACGGACCTCCCCTCACCCGACAGGAGCCGACACCCATGGACCCATCCCGCCGTGCCGCGCACCGCCCCGCCCAACTCACCTACGAATACAGCCTGTTCGCCCCCGGCGACGCCACCTCACCCCGCATCTGCCGAGACTTCGTACGTGCCGTCCTCTTCACCCACGACCGCGAGCCACTCGTCATGCCCGCCGCCCTCTGCACCTCGGAACTTGTCACCAACGTGCACCTGCACACCAAGGGCTCCACGATGCTCCGCGTCCGCCTCGCCCCGGCCGGTCTCCGGGTCGGAGTGTTCGACGAGAGCGCCGACCCGCCCGTGGTCACGCACCCCGCGGCCGGGGCGGTCGCCTGCTGGGGAAGAGGGCTCGCGCTCGTCGCGGAGATGGCGGACAGGTGGGGCGTGGTGGCGGACCGGGCGGGGCGGTATGCGAAGGGGGTGTGGTTCGAGCTGGGCGGGGTCGGGGGAGCG
The nucleotide sequence above comes from Streptomyces sp. NL15-2K. Encoded proteins:
- a CDS encoding substrate-binding domain-containing protein, with protein sequence MNTRTSRCALAVAAGSLTLSLTACGALGVSSGSSEASPTKGNDITVGLLLPEKANTRYDKFDYPIIKEKVATLTKKQGTVDYANADASASRQAEQLQKMIDDQVDVILLDAVDAHAIADGVKKAKDAGIPVLAYDRLAEGPIDAYVSFDNALVGEVQGRSLLEALGDDIDTSDKIVMMNGSLTDPNAKQFKTGALSELQGQVTIAKQYDTTDWKPENAESNMLMAISAIGANNIAGVYSANDGMAGGIIKALKTAGVDKLPPITGQDAELAAVQRIVTGEQYMSVYKPYPNEAEAAAEMAVAKVQGRGIQFDALASDRVDSPTDKDIPAQLLPVVALTKGNIKSTVIRDGIYKVSDICTGKIESACEAAGLK
- a CDS encoding DUF397 domain-containing protein — its product is MPELNWQKSTFSGGPEGDCLNVATTPDGTIRLRESDTPDVILATAPAGLATLLQYLKDR
- a CDS encoding helix-turn-helix transcriptional regulator, which codes for MGLRTTISERQRRLGVELKQLREQAGLSAADAAQRIRMSRTQLSHIELGRTSILTERLLELCHTYGCMDEPYIDALVSMSEATGKGWWSGYRKRRGPGALNLAEMEANAVALRTHQSLFIPGLFQTAEYARAIFASPALGVDDIEEALEFRLARQRVLTGGSPPAVHAVIHEAALHLRFGSSQTVREQLLHLIELARLPHVTIQVYPFTAQAYSALSGNFVHLIPENPRLGTVVLEQPTGDQYLTEPERLEQYGAFFARLADNALAPIDVSPAPEAHSAKDSLALIQHLLYTL
- a CDS encoding ATP-binding protein, whose amino-acid sequence is MDPSRRAAHRPAQLTYEYSLFAPGDATSPRICRDFVRAVLFTHDREPLVMPAALCTSELVTNVHLHTKGSTMLRVRLAPAGLRVGVFDESADPPVVTHPAAGAVACWGRGLALVAEMADRWGVVADRAGRYAKGVWFELGGVGGAFRSRSNG